Proteins from a single region of Geothrix sp. PMB-07:
- the udk gene encoding uridine kinase, with protein MADRPMLVGIVGGSGSGKTSVAAELVKRLKKKSVATMLLDMDAYYAPLEVVKGRFGSRPVNWDHPHAFDLELMAAHLGALHEGESIRKPRYDFTQSDRTGWEEPVPPGQVVILEGLLLFALKELRDQLDVKIFVDTDADIRILRRIRRDTHERGRSLESVMDQYENSVRPMHLEFVEPSKRWADLIVPTGVENRTALDVIIHHICSRVLGQEGLPRV; from the coding sequence ATGGCGGATAGACCGATGCTGGTGGGCATCGTGGGGGGCTCCGGCAGCGGCAAGACCTCCGTGGCCGCTGAACTGGTGAAACGCCTCAAGAAGAAGAGCGTCGCCACCATGCTGCTGGACATGGACGCCTACTATGCCCCTTTGGAAGTGGTGAAGGGCCGCTTCGGCAGCCGTCCCGTGAACTGGGACCATCCCCACGCCTTCGATCTGGAGCTCATGGCCGCCCATCTGGGGGCCCTGCACGAGGGTGAATCCATCCGCAAGCCGCGCTACGACTTCACCCAGTCCGACCGCACAGGCTGGGAAGAGCCTGTGCCGCCCGGCCAGGTGGTGATCCTGGAGGGCCTGCTGCTCTTCGCCCTCAAGGAGCTTCGCGACCAGTTGGACGTGAAGATCTTCGTGGATACGGACGCCGACATCCGCATCCTGCGCCGCATCCGCCGCGACACCCACGAGCGGGGCCGCAGCCTGGAAAGCGTCATGGATCAGTACGAGAACAGCGTGCGGCCCATGCATCTCGAATTCGTCGAGCCCAGCAAGCGCTGGGCCGACCTCATCGTCCCCACGGGTGTGGAGAACCGCACCGCCCTGGACGTGATCATCCACCACATCTGCAGCCGCGTGCTCGGCCAGGAGGGACTCCCCCGTGTTTGA
- the tdh gene encoding L-threonine 3-dehydrogenase, which produces MKALLKTKREEGIWMGDVPMPEVGPNDVLIRVHKSAICGTDVHIYNWDEWAQKTIPVPMVVGHEYVGVIEKVGAEVEGYSVGDRVSGEGHITCGHCRNCRAGKRHLCRNTVGVGVNRTGSFAEYLSIPAFNVFKVPDNVPDDVAAIFDPYGNAAHTALSFDMVGEDVLITGAGPIGIMAVAIAKHVGARHVVITDVNEYRLDLARKMGATVAVNPMKKALPEVMKDLGMTEGFDVGLEMSGNRNAFESMLEAMHHGGRIALLGILPGDCAIDWSQVIFKGLILKGIYGREMFETWYKMAAMVQSGLDITPVITHHYSIDEFQKGFDAMRSGQSGKVILDWGVK; this is translated from the coding sequence ATGAAAGCCCTGTTGAAGACCAAGCGAGAGGAAGGCATCTGGATGGGGGATGTCCCCATGCCGGAAGTGGGACCCAATGACGTGCTGATCCGCGTCCACAAGAGCGCCATCTGCGGCACGGACGTCCACATCTACAACTGGGACGAGTGGGCCCAGAAGACCATCCCCGTGCCCATGGTGGTGGGCCACGAGTACGTGGGCGTCATCGAGAAGGTGGGCGCCGAGGTGGAAGGTTACAGCGTGGGCGACCGCGTCAGCGGCGAGGGCCACATCACCTGCGGCCACTGCCGCAACTGCCGGGCGGGCAAGCGCCACCTCTGCCGCAACACTGTGGGCGTGGGCGTGAACCGCACGGGCTCCTTCGCGGAGTACCTATCCATTCCGGCCTTCAACGTGTTCAAGGTGCCTGACAACGTGCCCGATGACGTCGCGGCCATCTTCGATCCCTACGGCAACGCCGCCCATACGGCCCTCAGCTTTGACATGGTGGGTGAGGACGTGCTCATCACCGGCGCCGGCCCCATCGGCATCATGGCCGTGGCCATCGCCAAGCACGTGGGCGCCCGGCATGTGGTCATCACCGATGTGAACGAATACCGCCTGGATCTGGCCCGGAAGATGGGTGCCACGGTCGCAGTGAACCCCATGAAGAAGGCCCTGCCTGAGGTCATGAAGGACCTGGGCATGACCGAGGGCTTCGACGTGGGCCTGGAGATGAGCGGCAACCGCAATGCGTTTGAATCCATGCTGGAGGCCATGCACCACGGCGGCCGCATCGCCCTGCTGGGCATCCTCCCCGGTGACTGCGCCATCGACTGGAGCCAGGTGATCTTCAAGGGGCTGATCCTCAAGGGCATCTACGGCCGCGAGATGTTTGAGACCTGGTACAAGATGGCTGCCATGGTTCAGAGCGGCCTGGACATCACCCCCGTCATCACCCACCACTACAGCATCGATGAATTCCAGAAGGGCTTCGATGCCATGCGCAGCGGGCAATCGGGCAAGGTGATTCTGGATTGGGGCGTGAAGTAG
- the asnB gene encoding asparagine synthase B has translation MCGILSILNLDPKKSHAAELRRQALAMARKIRHRGPDWSGIYSDDHAILVHERLSIVDVEHGAQPLIDTLQGTVLAVNGEIYNHQDLRHGLRETHDFQTLSDCEVILYLYDELPPRDFLNRMNGIFAFVLYDPKRETYLIARDPIGVIPLYVGWDRHDHLYVASEMKALVGHCERIREVPPGHFFLGHEADKGFQRYYQPDWAEPGFVPAEPFDPVKLRAALEAAVKRQLMCDVPYGVLISGGVDSSIVSSIAAKYREGRVEEGGASPAWWPRIHSFAIGLEGAPDLAPARKVAEHIGAIHHEIHFTVQEGLDALSDVVYHLETFDITTIRASTPMYLLMRKIRAMGIKMVLSGEGADEIFGGYLYFHKAPDGAELHAELVRKLQKLHLYDCARANKASCAWGVEARVPFLDREFLDVAMRMDPSIKLPRNAPRPRPIEKFPLRQAFDGALPDEVLWRQKEQFSDGVGYAWINALKATAERDISDSMMKGAAERFPVKTPETKEAYLYRQLFEHHFPSATAVNCVPFERSVACSTETALRWDAAFAGMADPSGRAVMDIHDQGYQGSGGQ, from the coding sequence ATGTGCGGCATTCTCAGCATCCTCAACCTCGACCCCAAGAAGTCCCATGCGGCGGAACTGCGGCGCCAGGCCCTGGCCATGGCCCGGAAGATCCGTCACCGGGGGCCCGACTGGAGCGGCATCTACAGCGATGACCACGCCATCCTGGTGCATGAGCGCCTCTCCATCGTGGATGTGGAGCACGGCGCTCAGCCGCTCATCGACACCCTCCAGGGCACGGTGCTGGCTGTCAACGGTGAGATCTACAACCACCAGGACCTGCGCCATGGCCTGCGGGAAACCCATGACTTCCAGACCCTTTCGGACTGCGAGGTGATCCTCTACCTCTACGACGAGCTGCCGCCCCGGGATTTCCTCAACCGCATGAACGGCATCTTCGCCTTCGTGCTCTACGACCCCAAGCGGGAAACGTACCTCATCGCCCGGGATCCCATCGGCGTCATCCCCCTCTACGTGGGCTGGGACCGCCACGACCACCTCTACGTGGCCTCGGAGATGAAGGCCCTGGTGGGCCACTGCGAACGCATCCGCGAGGTGCCACCCGGCCATTTCTTCCTGGGCCACGAGGCCGACAAGGGGTTCCAGCGCTACTACCAGCCCGACTGGGCTGAGCCTGGCTTCGTGCCGGCCGAGCCTTTTGATCCGGTCAAGCTGCGTGCGGCCCTCGAGGCCGCCGTGAAGCGCCAGCTCATGTGCGATGTGCCCTATGGCGTGCTCATTTCCGGCGGGGTGGATTCGTCCATCGTGTCGTCCATTGCGGCGAAGTACCGGGAAGGCCGCGTGGAAGAAGGCGGGGCCTCGCCCGCCTGGTGGCCCCGCATCCATTCCTTCGCCATCGGCCTGGAAGGCGCGCCCGACCTCGCCCCGGCCCGCAAGGTGGCCGAGCACATCGGTGCCATCCACCACGAAATCCATTTCACGGTGCAGGAGGGCCTGGATGCGCTTTCCGACGTGGTCTACCACCTGGAGACCTTCGACATCACCACCATCCGGGCCTCCACGCCCATGTACCTCCTCATGCGGAAGATCCGGGCCATGGGCATCAAGATGGTGCTGTCGGGTGAGGGTGCAGACGAGATCTTCGGCGGGTATCTCTACTTCCACAAGGCGCCAGACGGCGCGGAACTGCATGCGGAGCTGGTGCGCAAGCTCCAGAAGCTGCACCTCTACGACTGCGCCCGCGCCAACAAGGCCAGCTGCGCCTGGGGCGTGGAGGCCCGAGTGCCCTTCCTGGACCGGGAGTTTCTGGACGTGGCCATGCGCATGGATCCCTCCATCAAGCTGCCCCGCAACGCCCCGAGACCCCGCCCCATCGAGAAGTTCCCCCTACGGCAGGCCTTTGACGGTGCCCTCCCCGATGAGGTGCTCTGGCGGCAGAAAGAGCAGTTCTCCGACGGTGTGGGCTACGCCTGGATCAATGCCCTCAAGGCCACAGCTGAGCGCGACATCAGCGACAGCATGATGAAGGGCGCTGCGGAGCGCTTCCCCGTGAAGACGCCCGAAACCAAGGAGGCCTACCTCTACCGGCAGCTCTTCGAGCACCACTTCCCCAGCGCCACCGCCGTGAACTGCGTGCCCTTTGAGCGCAGCGTGGCCTGCAGCACGGAAACGGCCCTGCGCTGGGATGCCGCCTTCGCCGGGATGGCGGATCCCTCCGGGCGGGCCGTCATGGACATCCATGACCAGGGCTACCAGGGATCCGGAGGGCAATGA
- a CDS encoding PilZ domain-containing protein has translation MTPSLEHRQHRRVPIAYQVKLVADDRIIAYPQAINLSLGGILVKGRDHLPVGCQCGVAILVGQGEPGRRVVARGTVVRNDEQGMAIAFSKALDANSEAALRQLLEALGVDGDPFLLPDTGSE, from the coding sequence ATGACGCCTTCCCTCGAACATCGGCAACATCGCCGTGTTCCCATCGCCTACCAAGTGAAGCTCGTCGCCGACGACCGGATCATCGCGTACCCCCAGGCCATCAACCTGAGCCTGGGGGGCATCCTGGTGAAGGGCCGCGACCACCTGCCCGTGGGCTGCCAGTGCGGTGTGGCGATCCTGGTGGGCCAGGGAGAGCCGGGGCGCCGGGTGGTGGCTCGGGGCACGGTGGTGCGCAACGACGAACAGGGCATGGCCATCGCCTTTTCCAAGGCTTTGGATGCCAACAGCGAAGCAGCCTTGCGCCAACTCCTCGAGGCCCTTGGGGTCGATGGTGACCCTTTTCTCCTGCCGGACACCGGGAGCGAATGA
- a CDS encoding rhodanese-like domain-containing protein has translation MPKARPSLPLQMLALAGLALTAAFLANLTAPPARRLAWKGSVPAPPPVVVLGPAAPAAPSVVASVVAPVPSPTPAPPAPRSDDEMVRPQRPLPPLPPKPPLPVQGAAPPTTTPAPAPIQEISGAEAWRAYQAGTPFLDARRSAEFAEGHIAKAWSAPVWESDLEDHLFAFKAARRPGPEDPIVIYCSGGDCRDSHLLAAKLLEQGYFHLLIFRDGFPAWVAQGHPVEKGQP, from the coding sequence ATGCCCAAAGCTCGCCCTTCCCTTCCGCTCCAGATGCTGGCCCTGGCCGGTCTGGCGCTGACAGCGGCGTTCCTGGCGAACCTCACGGCTCCTCCGGCGCGGCGCCTGGCCTGGAAGGGCTCCGTGCCCGCTCCGCCACCAGTGGTGGTTCTGGGCCCCGCTGCGCCCGCCGCACCATCCGTCGTGGCATCCGTCGTGGCACCCGTTCCGTCGCCAACGCCCGCACCACCTGCCCCCAGATCCGATGACGAGATGGTCAGGCCCCAGCGCCCACTGCCACCTTTGCCGCCCAAGCCGCCGCTGCCGGTCCAAGGCGCCGCACCACCCACCACAACCCCTGCCCCAGCTCCCATCCAGGAGATCAGCGGTGCGGAAGCCTGGAGGGCCTATCAGGCAGGAACCCCCTTCCTGGATGCCCGGCGCAGCGCCGAGTTCGCCGAAGGCCACATCGCCAAGGCCTGGAGCGCGCCCGTGTGGGAATCGGATCTGGAGGATCACCTCTTCGCCTTCAAGGCCGCGCGGCGGCCCGGCCCGGAGGATCCCATCGTCATCTACTGCAGCGGCGGCGACTGCCGGGATTCCCACCTCCTGGCCGCGAAGCTGCTTGAGCAGGGCTACTTCCACCTGCTCATCTTCCGGGATGGCTTCCCCGCCTGGGTGGCCCAGGGCCATCCGGTAGAGAAGGGGCAGCCATGA
- a CDS encoding MauE/DoxX family redox-associated membrane protein codes for MRNLLLHPRTTLLCRILLGLVFIAAALPKIADPPAFAKAIWAYELFPAWSLNPLGLALPWLELVCGMALCLRFWPRAAALWVAGLLLAFMVALSINLARRHPVDCGCFGGTAHHTQAERLIDMRWVLLRDAGLLLLALQVLSTSGRSRESAPAHSQQVRGPLQP; via the coding sequence ATGAGGAACCTGCTCCTGCACCCGAGGACCACGCTCCTCTGCCGCATCCTTCTGGGCCTCGTGTTCATCGCCGCGGCCCTGCCCAAGATTGCCGATCCACCTGCCTTTGCGAAGGCCATCTGGGCCTATGAGCTCTTTCCCGCCTGGAGCCTGAATCCCCTCGGCCTGGCGCTGCCCTGGCTGGAACTCGTCTGCGGGATGGCCCTGTGCCTGCGTTTCTGGCCCCGGGCCGCAGCTCTCTGGGTGGCCGGTTTGCTGTTGGCCTTCATGGTGGCGCTGTCCATCAACCTCGCCCGACGCCATCCGGTGGATTGCGGCTGCTTTGGGGGCACCGCCCATCACACCCAGGCGGAGCGGCTCATCGACATGCGCTGGGTCCTGCTCCGGGATGCCGGGCTGCTGCTGCTGGCGCTCCAGGTCCTCTCGACTTCCGGCAGGTCGCGGGAATCAGCTCCGGCCCACAGCCAGCAGGTCCGAGGCCCACTCCAGCCATAG
- a CDS encoding glycine C-acetyltransferase, with protein MNPGYLAHLTREIELLKEAGLYKTERVITSPQQPQMKANGKDVVCLCANNYLGLANHPDVIAAAKQVMDQHGFGMASVRFICGTQDIHRELEQKLAEFLGFEDTQLYSSCFDANGAIFEGLLGEEDAIISDALNHASIIDGIRLCKAKRFRYANSDMADLEAQLKAADEAGARFKLVVTDGVFSMDGYIAKLGEVCDLAEKYGAMVMVDDSHAVGFMGVNGRGTHEHCGVMGRVDFMTGTFGKALGGASGGYIAGKQVAIDWLRQKARPYLFSNSVAPAIVAATLKVLELLKNSQGLIQKVHENARYFRAGMERAGFKLLPGEHPIVPVMLYEAPLAQEFAKRLLDEGVYVIGFFFPVVPKGQARIRTQMSAAHTTADLDHAIAAFTKVGKELGVIS; from the coding sequence GTGAACCCTGGCTACCTGGCCCATCTCACCCGCGAAATCGAACTGCTGAAGGAGGCCGGCCTCTACAAGACCGAGCGCGTGATCACCTCGCCCCAGCAGCCTCAGATGAAGGCCAACGGCAAGGATGTGGTCTGCCTCTGTGCCAACAACTACCTGGGCCTGGCCAACCACCCCGACGTGATCGCCGCCGCCAAGCAGGTCATGGACCAGCACGGCTTCGGCATGGCCTCCGTGCGCTTCATCTGTGGCACCCAGGACATCCACCGGGAGCTGGAACAGAAACTGGCCGAGTTCCTGGGCTTCGAGGACACCCAGCTGTACTCAAGCTGCTTCGACGCCAACGGCGCCATCTTCGAGGGTCTGCTGGGCGAGGAGGACGCCATCATCAGCGACGCGCTGAACCACGCCTCCATCATTGATGGCATCCGCCTCTGCAAGGCCAAGCGCTTCCGCTACGCCAACTCCGACATGGCCGACCTGGAAGCCCAGCTCAAGGCCGCCGATGAGGCGGGCGCCCGCTTCAAGCTGGTGGTCACCGACGGCGTCTTCAGCATGGACGGTTACATCGCCAAGCTGGGCGAGGTCTGCGACCTGGCCGAGAAATACGGCGCCATGGTGATGGTGGACGACAGCCACGCCGTGGGCTTCATGGGCGTGAATGGCCGCGGTACCCACGAGCACTGCGGCGTCATGGGTCGGGTGGACTTCATGACCGGCACCTTCGGCAAGGCCCTGGGCGGCGCCTCGGGCGGCTACATCGCGGGCAAGCAGGTGGCCATCGATTGGCTGCGTCAGAAGGCCCGGCCCTACCTCTTCTCCAACTCCGTGGCCCCTGCCATCGTGGCCGCGACCCTGAAGGTGCTGGAGCTGCTCAAGAACAGCCAGGGCCTCATCCAGAAGGTGCACGAGAACGCCAGGTATTTCCGTGCCGGCATGGAGAGGGCTGGCTTCAAGCTGCTGCCCGGTGAGCACCCCATCGTGCCCGTCATGCTCTACGAAGCCCCCCTGGCCCAGGAATTCGCCAAGCGGCTGCTGGATGAGGGGGTCTATGTCATCGGCTTCTTCTTCCCCGTGGTGCCCAAGGGCCAGGCGCGCATCCGCACCCAGATGAGCGCCGCGCACACCACGGCCGATCTGGATCACGCCATCGCCGCCTTCACCAAGGTCGGCAAGGAGCTGGGCGTCATCTCCTAG
- a CDS encoding MFS transporter gives MDHSPAFRLRRFLNWFPLGLTYAAMYMGRYNFNIVKNDIGAWYHLDKWQMGVIASAGFWTYGLAVALNGPIADRIGGRKAILVGSIGAALLNLLIGFMFLNGHVTQLLLSMSLLWSVNMYFQSFGALSVVKVNSTWFHVRERGVFGGIFGIMISSGYFLATTIGAWLLASFHSWTVIWFVPSAAMALMFCVDWFLVRNRPSHAGHADFDTGDGSNAASAEDAPLPMADLAKKVFHNPVIVALIFAEFCTGFVRQGVMLYFTEYLQEVYHLGKKEHLFWFTGIAFMAGGILGGLLCGWMSDKLFQSRRPPVAFLFYLVQVLMLGLLGMTLGQGTLGGQIWAVILLGLTAMFIFGVHGMLSGTASMDFGGRKAAASVAGALDGIQYIGSGLTGFGLGWVLKTYGWDGVAMHGHQPANAWVWVGAIIPFSLIGAFIMTRIWNAKAGAGAH, from the coding sequence TTGGATCACAGTCCTGCCTTTCGTCTGCGGCGCTTCCTGAACTGGTTTCCCCTGGGCCTGACCTACGCGGCCATGTACATGGGCCGCTACAACTTCAACATCGTGAAAAACGACATCGGCGCCTGGTACCACCTGGACAAATGGCAGATGGGCGTCATCGCCTCTGCGGGTTTCTGGACCTACGGCCTGGCCGTGGCCCTCAACGGGCCCATCGCGGATCGCATCGGCGGCCGCAAAGCCATCCTGGTGGGTTCCATCGGAGCGGCCCTGCTGAACCTCCTCATCGGCTTCATGTTCCTGAACGGCCATGTGACCCAGCTCCTCCTGAGCATGAGCCTGCTCTGGAGTGTGAACATGTACTTCCAGAGTTTCGGCGCCCTCTCGGTGGTGAAGGTGAACAGCACCTGGTTTCACGTGCGGGAGCGCGGCGTCTTCGGCGGCATCTTCGGCATCATGATCAGCTCGGGCTACTTCCTGGCCACCACCATCGGCGCCTGGCTGCTGGCCAGCTTCCACAGCTGGACGGTCATCTGGTTCGTGCCTTCCGCGGCCATGGCCCTGATGTTCTGCGTGGATTGGTTCCTCGTGCGCAACCGCCCCAGCCATGCGGGCCATGCAGACTTCGACACCGGCGATGGCTCCAACGCCGCGTCAGCGGAAGACGCCCCCCTGCCCATGGCCGACCTGGCGAAGAAGGTCTTCCACAACCCCGTGATCGTGGCGCTGATTTTCGCGGAATTCTGCACGGGCTTCGTCCGCCAGGGCGTGATGCTCTACTTCACCGAGTATCTGCAGGAGGTCTACCACCTGGGCAAGAAGGAACATCTCTTCTGGTTCACGGGCATCGCCTTCATGGCCGGTGGCATCCTGGGCGGCCTGCTCTGCGGTTGGATGAGCGACAAATTATTCCAGTCCCGGCGCCCTCCCGTGGCCTTCCTCTTCTACCTCGTGCAGGTGCTCATGCTGGGCCTGCTGGGCATGACCCTGGGCCAAGGCACACTGGGCGGCCAGATCTGGGCCGTGATCCTGCTGGGCCTCACCGCCATGTTCATCTTCGGGGTGCACGGCATGCTCAGCGGCACGGCCAGCATGGACTTCGGAGGCCGCAAGGCAGCGGCCTCCGTGGCAGGCGCCCTGGACGGCATCCAGTACATCGGCTCGGGCCTGACAGGCTTCGGCCTGGGCTGGGTCCTGAAGACCTACGGCTGGGATGGCGTCGCCATGCACGGCCATCAACCAGCGAATGCCTGGGTGTGGGTCGGGGCCATCATCCCCTTCAGCCTCATCGGTGCCTTCATCATGACCCGCATCTGGAACGCCAAGGCGGGCGCCGGGGCGCACTGA
- the dnaG gene encoding DNA primase, with product MRDREIVERVREATDLLALVGQAVKLRKQGSAHVGLCPFHAERSPSFQVVANRGFYHCFGCGKHGDAFTWLMEREGMTFPEALETLARGAGIDLPQRRERPSAEVDLETRMRSALDAAQSFFEAQLARHAGAQTYLRERGYKGPFLAKAGFGMAPDGWEGLVSHLRNLNFSGELLEQAGLASRSERGTQIDFLRNRLTIPIHDVRGRLVAFGGRIMGEGQPKYLNTRDTPLFHKGETLFGFHRAKGAMKDGALVVEGYFDVLQLHQHGIHQAVAPLGTALTEEHLKALGRFTRRVILCFDGDNAGRRAMEKSLRMALPLGFEVRLLELPQGEDPDTWCLKLGGEAFRDLLRAAPDWTAFMVDRAMEGKDLRRITDRMGAFKDLLDFLPYLPRTTESRDLFSSLAHQLQVPIQELDRAVKNRQAPTPSTDEPGPTAPPLPEMDDLIRSLLLLCASGHWRRVQETPPAWWETLEGAPLLQALLDVEGDVTLLPDGAVAVLRHIEAQASHKDEAGRDAESLLVKLEGRYVDREIQANNRLLQDPSTVVDTALTRRIMARQNDLLARQKKLSQLRRSLR from the coding sequence ATGCGTGACCGTGAAATCGTCGAGCGCGTCCGGGAGGCGACCGACCTGCTGGCCCTGGTGGGTCAGGCGGTGAAGCTGCGCAAGCAGGGCTCGGCGCACGTGGGCCTCTGTCCTTTCCATGCGGAGCGCAGCCCCAGCTTCCAGGTGGTGGCCAACCGGGGCTTCTACCATTGCTTCGGCTGTGGCAAGCACGGCGATGCTTTCACCTGGCTCATGGAGCGGGAGGGCATGACCTTCCCTGAAGCCCTGGAGACCCTGGCCCGAGGTGCAGGTATCGACCTGCCCCAGCGCCGGGAGCGGCCCAGCGCCGAAGTGGACTTGGAAACACGCATGCGCTCGGCCCTCGACGCGGCCCAGTCCTTCTTCGAGGCCCAGCTGGCCAGGCACGCGGGCGCCCAGACCTACCTGCGGGAACGGGGCTATAAAGGCCCCTTCCTGGCTAAGGCCGGTTTCGGCATGGCCCCCGATGGCTGGGAGGGCCTGGTCTCCCATCTACGCAACTTGAACTTCTCAGGAGAATTGCTGGAACAAGCTGGCTTGGCCAGCCGCAGCGAACGGGGAACCCAAATCGATTTCCTGCGGAACCGGCTCACCATTCCCATCCACGACGTCCGAGGGAGGCTGGTGGCCTTCGGGGGCCGCATCATGGGCGAGGGTCAGCCCAAGTACCTCAACACCCGCGATACGCCCCTCTTCCACAAAGGTGAAACACTGTTCGGCTTTCATCGCGCCAAGGGCGCCATGAAGGATGGCGCCCTGGTGGTGGAAGGCTACTTCGACGTGCTTCAGCTCCACCAGCACGGCATCCACCAGGCCGTGGCGCCCCTGGGCACAGCCCTCACGGAGGAACACCTCAAGGCCCTGGGCCGCTTCACCCGCCGAGTGATCCTCTGCTTCGACGGCGACAATGCGGGCCGCCGCGCCATGGAAAAGAGCCTGCGCATGGCCCTGCCTCTGGGTTTCGAAGTGCGGCTGCTGGAACTGCCCCAGGGGGAGGATCCCGATACCTGGTGCCTGAAACTGGGGGGCGAGGCCTTCCGCGATCTTCTGCGCGCCGCCCCGGACTGGACCGCCTTCATGGTGGACCGGGCCATGGAAGGCAAGGATCTGCGGCGCATCACGGATCGCATGGGGGCCTTCAAGGACCTGCTGGATTTCCTGCCCTACCTGCCCCGCACCACCGAAAGCCGCGACCTCTTCTCCAGCCTGGCTCATCAGCTGCAAGTGCCGATTCAGGAGCTGGACCGGGCCGTGAAGAACCGTCAGGCGCCCACCCCGTCCACTGATGAACCCGGTCCAACGGCGCCACCACTGCCGGAAATGGACGATTTGATCCGCAGCCTCCTTCTGCTCTGCGCCAGTGGCCATTGGCGGCGGGTGCAGGAAACACCCCCCGCCTGGTGGGAAACCCTGGAGGGGGCCCCTCTGCTGCAGGCCCTGTTGGATGTGGAGGGCGATGTGACCCTCCTGCCAGATGGGGCCGTGGCGGTACTCCGCCACATCGAGGCCCAGGCCAGCCACAAGGACGAGGCGGGGCGCGATGCGGAATCCCTGCTGGTGAAGCTCGAAGGGCGCTACGTGGATCGGGAGATCCAGGCCAACAACCGGCTCCTCCAGGATCCCAGCACCGTGGTGGATACGGCCCTCACCCGCCGGATCATGGCCCGGCAGAATGACCTGCTGGCCCGCCAGAAAAAGCTCTCCCAGCTGCGGCGGAGCCTGCGTTGA